A window from Bacillota bacterium encodes these proteins:
- a CDS encoding DEAD/DEAH box helicase: MGEATARRRDGKALRRRATNDMDAARFIERLKLAPEYRGQIVHVESLPERQARYEEVVPPLHERVAAILAKVGIERLYTHQAQAIRAIREGRDVAVVTSTASGKTLCYNAPVLERLAVDGRAKALYLFPTKALAQDQLRGLLRYREIDPDMPIVAGTYDGDTPPNARRKLRDEGNIILTNPDMLHQGILPRHPAWGQFFANLAFVVVDEMHTYRGVFGSNVACVIRRLERVCEHYGARPQFICCSATIANPKELAEKLIDRSITLIDDDGAPRGPKKFVFWNPPFIDAARVERGSSSAEAERLLVDLVRERVQTIAFVKARVVAELIYRFAQERLQQVSPSLARAIKPYRGGYLPEERRDIERRLFSGELLGVTSTNALELGIDIGSLDAAILTGYPGTIASTWQQAGRAGRGQEEALVILVGQSTPIDQYLMSHPEYFFGRSTEAAVIDPHNPYILARHLRCAAFELPLGARDMARFGEYMPAILEILEEQREIVRRGNRWYWSHPSYPSEAVKLRNASDNTYTIVDTTQDYRSETMPWTGSFAGRDRRAPSAKDTAANRVIGTMDELSAFEQIHPEAIYLHDGETYFVSQLDVEKKAAFVEKADVDYFTQSISESIVKIENEQESMKFRRATASFGDVTVTSLVYMFKKIKFHGRESIGFGKVSLPPQVMGTVAFWLVPPLSTLNLVREWGRDPSEGLYGIGNVITEVVPLYAMCDPRDVGAVVDSLNTGSPTLFVYDRYPGGVGFAERAYRSLEDVLRACLEMVKACKCEDGCPSCVGAPVPPFAQNDPDLSPRGRIPDKEAALVILHDLLEMEPYVPKPVERPARRAGVAPGDWEGRGGGERGGDVFAPFALDANTPGAGGDRGTSDLSDGRKRADRGGNRWGYCAGENGAVEPDTDEPIPLPVRRLPESVEARLRRELARFSRGGANGTRRAGDGAGRSARW, from the coding sequence ATGGGGGAAGCGACGGCGCGACGACGAGACGGGAAAGCGCTCCGAAGGCGCGCCACGAATGACATGGATGCAGCAAGGTTCATAGAACGGCTCAAACTTGCACCGGAGTACCGTGGCCAGATCGTCCACGTTGAGAGCCTTCCTGAGCGGCAGGCGCGGTACGAAGAGGTCGTCCCGCCGCTCCACGAGCGCGTTGCGGCTATCCTGGCGAAGGTCGGCATCGAGCGACTGTACACCCATCAAGCCCAGGCCATACGGGCGATTCGGGAAGGGCGCGACGTGGCGGTCGTGACGTCCACTGCGAGCGGCAAGACCCTCTGCTACAATGCGCCGGTCCTCGAGAGGCTCGCCGTCGACGGGCGCGCGAAGGCGCTGTACCTGTTTCCCACGAAGGCGCTGGCTCAAGATCAGCTGCGCGGCCTTCTCCGTTATCGAGAGATAGACCCGGACATGCCGATCGTGGCGGGGACCTATGATGGCGACACTCCTCCGAACGCTAGGCGCAAACTGCGTGACGAGGGAAACATCATCCTAACGAACCCTGACATGCTCCACCAGGGCATCCTGCCGCGCCACCCGGCGTGGGGCCAGTTCTTCGCGAACCTGGCTTTCGTGGTCGTGGACGAGATGCACACTTACAGGGGCGTTTTCGGCTCGAACGTCGCCTGCGTCATCCGACGCCTCGAGCGTGTCTGCGAGCACTACGGTGCGAGGCCGCAGTTCATCTGCTGCTCGGCGACGATCGCGAACCCAAAGGAGCTCGCGGAGAAGCTCATAGACCGCTCGATCACGCTGATCGACGACGACGGCGCGCCGCGGGGGCCGAAGAAGTTCGTGTTCTGGAACCCGCCATTCATAGACGCTGCGCGCGTTGAACGAGGAAGCTCCAGCGCGGAGGCGGAGCGGCTCCTGGTGGACCTGGTTCGGGAGAGGGTCCAGACAATCGCTTTCGTGAAGGCACGTGTGGTCGCGGAGCTCATCTACAGGTTTGCCCAGGAGCGTCTCCAGCAGGTGAGCCCGTCGCTGGCACGCGCCATCAAGCCGTATCGCGGGGGCTATCTTCCGGAGGAGCGACGCGATATTGAGCGGCGCCTCTTCTCTGGTGAGCTGCTAGGAGTCACGTCCACCAATGCCCTCGAGCTCGGCATAGACATCGGCAGCCTTGACGCAGCCATTCTCACGGGCTACCCAGGGACCATCGCCAGCACGTGGCAGCAGGCCGGGCGGGCGGGGCGCGGCCAGGAGGAAGCCCTCGTGATTCTGGTCGGCCAGTCCACGCCCATAGACCAGTATCTCATGAGCCATCCGGAGTACTTCTTCGGGCGGTCCACCGAAGCGGCGGTAATCGACCCGCACAACCCGTACATTCTCGCCAGGCACTTGCGCTGCGCCGCGTTCGAGCTGCCGCTGGGAGCGAGGGATATGGCACGGTTTGGGGAGTACATGCCTGCCATCCTCGAGATCCTCGAAGAGCAGCGGGAGATCGTGCGCCGTGGGAACAGGTGGTACTGGTCGCATCCTTCGTACCCGTCCGAAGCGGTCAAGCTGAGGAACGCGTCCGACAACACGTACACCATCGTGGACACGACCCAGGACTATCGGTCCGAGACGATGCCGTGGACAGGCTCGTTTGCGGGGCGCGACCGCCGGGCGCCTTCTGCGAAAGACACGGCGGCCAATCGCGTGATCGGCACCATGGACGAGCTCTCCGCGTTCGAGCAGATTCACCCCGAGGCGATCTACTTGCACGATGGAGAGACGTACTTCGTGTCCCAGCTCGACGTGGAAAAGAAGGCGGCCTTCGTGGAGAAAGCCGACGTCGATTACTTCACGCAGTCCATCTCGGAATCGATTGTGAAGATCGAGAACGAACAAGAGAGCATGAAGTTCCGCAGGGCCACGGCGTCGTTCGGGGACGTCACCGTGACCTCGCTCGTGTACATGTTCAAGAAGATCAAGTTCCACGGTCGCGAGAGCATCGGCTTCGGGAAGGTGAGCCTCCCGCCTCAAGTCATGGGGACTGTCGCCTTCTGGCTCGTGCCGCCCTTATCCACGCTCAACTTGGTGCGCGAGTGGGGCAGGGACCCATCCGAGGGGTTATACGGCATCGGCAACGTCATCACCGAAGTAGTGCCCCTTTATGCCATGTGCGACCCAAGGGACGTGGGGGCGGTGGTAGACTCGCTCAATACCGGCTCGCCGACGCTGTTCGTGTACGACCGCTATCCCGGCGGGGTGGGGTTCGCCGAGCGTGCTTACAGGTCGCTCGAGGACGTGCTCCGTGCTTGCCTCGAAATGGTGAAGGCGTGCAAGTGCGAGGACGGCTGCCCTTCATGCGTCGGGGCACCGGTCCCGCCCTTCGCGCAGAACGATCCCGATCTCTCACCCCGGGGCCGGATCCCGGACAAGGAAGCGGCCCTCGTCATCCTCCACGATCTATTGGAGATGGAGCCCTATGTCCCGAAACCCGTGGAGAGGCCGGCGCGCAGAGCCGGGGTGGCGCCGGGGGATTGGGAGGGCCGGGGCGGAGGAGAACGCGGGGGCGATGTCTTCGCGCCCTTCGCGCTTGATGCGAATACGCCTGGTGCGGGCGGGGACCGGGGCACATCCGACCTGTCGGACGGTCGCAAGCGCGCGGACAGGGGCGGAAATCGCTGGGGCTACTGTGCCGGTGAGAACGGTGCAGTGGAGCCGGATACGGATGAGCCCATTCCGCTTCCCGTGCGCCGGCTGCCCGAGAGCGTGGAGGCGCGGCTTAGGCGCGAGCTCGCCCGGTTCAGCCGTGGCGGCGCGAACGGGACGAGGCGCGCTGGCGATGGCGCCGGAAGGAGCGCGAGATGGTGA
- a CDS encoding DUF2284 domain-containing protein, with protein sequence MEQRYEKYAELARSLGAVDAVVIDARDVVFDPRTYLKCMYGCSTWGKCWVCPSAPGALKPWEAEMTLSRYRRAVLIHTHDKDSSQRISFAVESQAYVDGYYFAFSMSDCGLCAECSLPEDKPCRFPGKARPAMQGMGIDVYATARKQGLPIETLANESQQQNWYSLVMIE encoded by the coding sequence TTGGAGCAGAGGTACGAGAAATACGCTGAACTGGCGAGGAGTCTCGGAGCCGTGGATGCTGTCGTGATCGATGCACGAGACGTGGTGTTTGATCCGAGGACATATCTGAAGTGCATGTATGGATGCTCCACTTGGGGCAAGTGCTGGGTGTGCCCGTCAGCTCCGGGAGCGCTGAAGCCGTGGGAGGCTGAGATGACACTCTCGCGCTACAGGCGTGCCGTTCTCATCCATACGCATGACAAGGACTCCTCACAGAGGATTTCTTTCGCGGTAGAGAGCCAGGCGTACGTCGACGGGTACTACTTCGCGTTCAGCATGAGCGATTGCGGGCTGTGCGCCGAGTGCAGCCTGCCTGAGGACAAGCCCTGCCGCTTTCCCGGCAAGGCGAGGCCGGCGATGCAGGGAATGGGGATAGATGTGTACGCCACCGCGCGAAAGCAGGGGCTTCCCATAGAGACGCTGGCCAACGAGAGTCAGCAGCAGAACTGGTATTCTCTCGTTATGATCGAGTAG